In Allocoprobacillus halotolerans, a genomic segment contains:
- a CDS encoding DUF4041 domain-containing protein, whose translation MIKNKTALNWYDSWTLDGSKSKGRAMNNDNMKMYLRAFNNECDVLISKVKFNNFDKIEERIKKCVHALDKLNQRNKISMTKAYLSLKIDELHLVHEYNCKRQEEKEILKAAREEEREKAKLQKEINEARKNFKRTSSL comes from the coding sequence ATGATAAAAAATAAAACAGCATTAAATTGGTATGACAGTTGGACATTAGATGGCAGCAAATCAAAAGGAAGAGCAATGAATAACGATAATATGAAAATGTATCTTAGAGCTTTCAATAACGAGTGTGATGTCTTAATATCAAAAGTCAAATTTAACAATTTTGATAAAATCGAAGAACGAATCAAGAAATGTGTTCACGCATTAGATAAATTAAATCAAAGAAATAAGATATCAATGACAAAAGCATATTTATCTTTAAAAATTGATGAATTGCATTTAGTTCATGAATATAATTGCAAAAGACAGGAAGAAAAAGAAATATTAAAAGCTGCCAGAGAAGAAGAACGCGAAAAAGCAAAATTACAAAAAGAAATCAACGAGGCCAGAAAAAATTTCAAAAGAACAAGCTCATTATGA
- a CDS encoding GIY-YIG nuclease family protein, protein MTRRLDPQDRIDELGDASVPFKFDVHAMIFSEDAPKLEATLHHVFEKNKVNMINGRKEFLEFLLKKLKK, encoded by the coding sequence ATGACTCGTCGATTAGATCCCCAGGATAGAATAGACGAACTTGGTGATGCATCAGTACCTTTTAAATTTGATGTTCATGCAATGATTTTCAGTGAAGATGCTCCAAAATTAGAAGCCACATTACATCATGTATTCGAAAAAAATAAAGTAAACATGATAAATGGCAGAAAAGAATTTTTAGAGTTCCTCTTGAAGAAATTGAAAAAGTAG
- a CDS encoding tyrosine-type recombinase/integrase — translation MPGNKKEDVDMINRNISINKQLQIIGSDIRISELKTNSSYRKVPISNELYEILKEHFKKYPESEFVICDKDMGCMSPRKIQKSIQRASQKLNIDFHYHMLRHTFITQLYNNGVDIKVTQLLAGHSSYKTTADIYTELDNEKTSNFQTTNLYN, via the coding sequence ATGCCTGGGAATAAAAAAGAAGATGTGGATATGATCAACAGAAACATTTCAATTAACAAGCAGCTTCAGATCATAGGAAGTGACATAAGAATATCTGAATTGAAAACAAATTCAAGTTACAGAAAAGTTCCAATATCGAATGAACTGTATGAAATTTTAAAAGAGCATTTTAAAAAGTATCCTGAAAGTGAGTTTGTCATATGTGATAAAGATATGGGATGTATGTCACCAAGAAAGATACAGAAATCAATACAAAGAGCTTCTCAAAAGCTTAACATTGATTTTCACTATCACATGCTTAGACATACCTTCATCACCCAGTTGTATAACAATGGGGTCGATATAAAAGTAACACAATTGTTAGCTGGTCATTCTAGCTATAAAACAACCGCTGATATTTACACAGAATTAGACAATGAAAAGACAAGTAATTTTCAGACAACCAATCTTTATAATTAA
- a CDS encoding GGGtGRT protein, translating to MNSLVFGMGNNPMVGATVAVAVAIEEACK from the coding sequence TTGAATTCACTTGTTTTTGGTATGGGTAACAACCCTATGGTTGGAGCAACTGTTGCTGTTGCTGTAGCTATCGAAGAAGCTTGTAAATAA
- a CDS encoding ParA family protein yields MAKKCNVIVVANQKGGTGKTTTTENVGIGLANQGKKVLMVDFDPQGDLSACLGLKNTDDMENTISKAMNDIIYDKKVDYNNLIIHHEEQIDLIPSNIELADFELKLVSVMNRERVLDMCLSPLKQHYDYILIDCPPSLGMLTINALSAADNILIPVQAQYLPAKGMTKLLNTIGKVKHQINPKVDILGVAITLANMQTNLGKSTVDTIRENYGKHIKVFNSIIPIGVKAAEASVSGKSVYQHAKDSNVAKAYEDLTKEITKIERSKHKGTPER; encoded by the coding sequence ATGGCAAAGAAGTGCAATGTAATAGTAGTTGCAAATCAAAAAGGTGGAACAGGAAAAACCACGACTACTGAAAATGTAGGCATAGGTTTAGCTAATCAAGGCAAAAAAGTATTAATGGTAGACTTTGATCCACAGGGAGATTTATCTGCTTGTTTAGGATTAAAGAATACTGATGATATGGAAAACACTATATCAAAAGCAATGAATGATATTATCTATGATAAGAAAGTTGATTACAATAATCTAATCATTCACCACGAGGAACAGATTGACTTAATCCCAAGCAACATTGAACTTGCTGACTTTGAATTAAAGCTAGTAAGTGTCATGAATCGTGAACGTGTTCTTGATATGTGTCTTAGCCCTCTCAAACAACACTATGACTATATCTTGATTGACTGTCCCCCTTCTCTTGGGATGCTGACAATCAATGCGTTATCTGCTGCCGATAATATTCTGATACCTGTACAAGCTCAGTATCTTCCAGCCAAAGGAATGACTAAGTTACTGAATACAATCGGCAAAGTAAAACATCAAATCAATCCAAAGGTCGATATACTTGGTGTTGCTATCACTCTTGCTAATATGCAGACCAATTTGGGAAAAAGTACAGTGGACACAATTAGAGAAAATTATGGAAAACATATCAAAGTCTTTAATTCGATTATTCCTATTGGTGTTAAAGCTGCTGAAGCCAGTGTATCCGGAAAAAGTGTATATCAGCACGCAAAAGACAGTAACGTGGCTAAAGCTTATGAAGATTTAACTAAGGAAATCACAAAAATTGAAAGGTCAAAACATAAAGGTACACCAGAAAGATAG
- a CDS encoding ParB/RepB/Spo0J family partition protein, with translation MNKFDLGLPKFEDTLFSTEEQRQEARLEKVMKIPISEIHDFKQHPFHVRMDEDMVKLIDSVKENGVLMPALVRPDKNGGYEMVSGHRRKFALEQNGITEIDAIVRELDDDQATIIMVDSNIQREHILPTERGFAYRMKLEAMKHQGKRNDLTSSQVGTKLKRADDMLAEQVGESRNQIQRFIRLTYLVKELRNMVDEIHEDGFTIALNPAYELSFLQIKEQNELVEVIKETLATPSLAQAQELKRKSQNEELSKDMMMDMLLADKPNQKEKISLKMEEINKYFPKSYTPNQKKEIILKLLGEWHKKEKENILDNLYSHM, from the coding sequence ATGAACAAATTTGATTTAGGACTTCCTAAATTTGAAGATACTCTTTTCTCCACTGAGGAACAAAGACAGGAAGCCAGACTTGAAAAGGTCATGAAAATTCCTATCAGTGAAATTCATGACTTCAAACAGCATCCTTTTCATGTCCGTATGGACGAGGACATGGTAAAACTGATTGACAGCGTAAAAGAAAATGGTGTCTTAATGCCTGCTCTTGTCAGACCAGATAAAAATGGTGGATATGAGATGGTATCAGGGCACAGGAGAAAATTTGCGTTAGAGCAAAATGGGATAACGGAAATCGACGCTATTGTAAGAGAACTTGATGACGACCAAGCAACCATCATCATGGTTGATAGCAATATTCAACGTGAGCATATTCTGCCAACTGAACGTGGATTTGCCTATCGTATGAAATTAGAAGCAATGAAACATCAAGGAAAACGTAATGATTTAACTTCGTCCCAAGTTGGGACAAAGTTAAAAAGAGCCGATGATATGTTGGCTGAACAGGTTGGAGAAAGTAGAAATCAAATTCAACGATTTATTCGATTAACATACTTGGTTAAAGAATTAAGAAATATGGTTGATGAAATTCATGAAGATGGATTTACTATCGCATTGAATCCAGCCTATGAACTATCATTTCTTCAAATCAAGGAACAAAACGAACTCGTTGAAGTCATCAAGGAAACTTTAGCTACCCCTAGTCTTGCTCAGGCTCAGGAATTGAAACGTAAAAGTCAAAATGAAGAGTTATCTAAAGATATGATGATGGATATGTTACTGGCGGACAAGCCAAACCAAAAGGAAAAAATAAGTCTCAAGATGGAGGAAATTAATAAATATTTTCCAAAATCCTATACACCTAACCAAAAAAAGGAGATTATTCTCAAATTATTGGGTGAATGGCATAAAAAAGAGAAAGAGAACATTCTAGATAATTTATATTCACACATGTGA
- a CDS encoding SpaA isopeptide-forming pilin-related protein — translation MLDKIKTITKKSVLCIASVMMLMNGLVTNAFALTGTTSSIRYKDWILIDPTDGSEHGTEGYLLVDNQPVFCVDYFTTFRNNKKVTAGTYKDIGISEEKAKRLSLIAYYGTKVAGRTDKDWYAITQGLLWREIHERDDLEWVRTPTAYTYAEVQQKWKEILADVDKFYMAPSFANKTHNIDADKTLTLTDTKGVLEDMVVVDDGGLDVKISGNTLTVKGTSSITKANIVLKKDIPASETGVSIYYTADDCQAVASFKIDDVMQTSMKVTVNQFGKLVLTKYNDDKTSTIAETSYRITGPNDFDETHTTDKNGKIKLDRLVPGEYKAVETKSANGYLINVSEKSFEIKPNETTSIEFTNNEPTGKIELTKSIDSSKTNGLTGDATLEGNTYELRAKERITNKAGTKTYYEKDALVSAKKTNKDGKITWNDLPLGNYYIKETSSNDSLVLNTSIINVSLEYQDQTVSKVVKEADTSNRVNMQKIQVFKSGEKDGISGIVKGLQGAEFTWKLKSEVNHVGWDNATTYAVITTDENGRATTPYLPHGEYLVKETKTPKDYITAPDFTISVTDDYTEYEDIEQIKIININNRPFTSQVKLIKVDEETGKTVTLNGASFKIKNSEGNYVVQKVAGQKIDTFTTNSKNQVITSFGKLGEVTLPLELDAGTYTVEEIKVPDGFLELEEPITFTITNQHDYDMDEDETPILTIKVANAQPKGKIIINKTDKETGKAMTDIEYLLTAKNDIVSGIDGSILFKKGETVAKGKTDVNGQIIIDDLFMGEYELKETLTNEGYVLDETVHDIIFKAEDTTTKEYTHEINVTNIAPYGQINLFKTDKDTKEPLGGITFELTAKEDIYSLDGRNTLLYKAGDKVSVDISENGLYVTNELGEIHIGNLPLGKYELKEVQTLEGYVPNDTVYDIDLSYDHSDKVIYTKEINVINEKTTTEISKVDATDEKELEGAHLSLKDKDGNIVEEWVSGKESHIIRGLLVGEEYTLHEDLAPIGYATASDITFTVNADGTPTKVTMKDEITKVEVSKVDATNQKEIEGAKLTLTDKETGEVIEQWTSEKEPHRIEGLEVGKIYILHEDLAPVGYEVASDVEFTIADTGEIQKVIMKDQPKTTVVKTGDDSQTGLYLVVMAMAGIATLVILRKSKKDGDMNEQ, via the coding sequence ATGTTAGATAAAATAAAAACAATAACAAAGAAATCAGTTCTTTGCATAGCAAGTGTCATGATGTTAATGAATGGACTTGTTACAAATGCGTTTGCATTAACTGGAACAACCAGTTCAATTCGATATAAGGATTGGATTCTTATTGATCCTACCGATGGAAGTGAACATGGAACAGAGGGATACTTGTTGGTTGACAATCAGCCTGTATTCTGTGTAGATTACTTTACAACTTTTCGTAACAACAAGAAAGTAACAGCTGGAACATATAAAGATATTGGTATCAGTGAAGAAAAGGCAAAGAGATTGTCTTTGATAGCTTATTATGGAACGAAAGTTGCAGGAAGAACGGATAAGGATTGGTACGCAATCACTCAGGGACTTCTTTGGAGAGAAATTCATGAAAGAGATGATCTGGAGTGGGTGAGAACCCCAACAGCCTACACTTATGCAGAGGTTCAGCAAAAGTGGAAAGAAATTCTAGCTGATGTTGATAAGTTTTATATGGCTCCATCATTTGCCAATAAGACACACAACATTGATGCAGATAAAACATTGACCTTGACTGATACAAAAGGTGTCTTGGAAGATATGGTAGTTGTAGACGATGGTGGTCTAGATGTTAAGATCAGTGGAAATACGTTAACTGTAAAAGGTACATCATCTATTACCAAAGCAAATATTGTATTGAAGAAAGACATTCCTGCAAGTGAAACTGGAGTCAGCATTTATTATACTGCTGATGACTGTCAAGCAGTTGCAAGTTTCAAAATTGATGATGTCATGCAGACTTCAATGAAAGTGACAGTCAATCAGTTTGGAAAGCTTGTACTAACAAAATACAATGATGATAAAACATCTACAATTGCTGAAACATCTTATCGCATTACTGGACCAAATGATTTTGATGAAACACACACAACTGATAAAAATGGAAAAATCAAATTAGATAGATTAGTTCCTGGTGAATACAAAGCAGTAGAAACAAAATCTGCTAATGGATATCTTATCAATGTAAGTGAGAAATCATTTGAAATAAAACCAAATGAAACAACTTCTATTGAATTTACCAATAACGAACCAACTGGAAAGATAGAATTAACAAAATCCATTGATTCTTCTAAAACAAATGGCTTAACTGGTGATGCAACATTGGAAGGCAATACTTATGAATTGCGTGCCAAAGAAAGAATCACAAATAAAGCTGGAACAAAAACATATTATGAAAAAGACGCTTTAGTATCAGCAAAGAAAACAAACAAAGATGGAAAAATCACTTGGAATGATCTTCCTTTAGGTAATTATTACATCAAGGAAACATCATCAAATGATTCATTGGTTTTAAATACTTCTATTATCAATGTTTCTCTTGAGTATCAAGATCAGACAGTTTCTAAAGTTGTCAAAGAAGCAGATACATCAAATCGTGTCAACATGCAAAAAATTCAGGTGTTCAAATCAGGTGAAAAAGATGGAATTTCTGGTATTGTAAAAGGACTGCAAGGAGCAGAATTTACATGGAAATTGAAAAGTGAAGTCAATCATGTAGGATGGGATAATGCTACAACCTATGCAGTAATTACTACTGATGAAAATGGTCGTGCAACAACACCGTATCTTCCTCATGGAGAATATCTAGTCAAAGAAACAAAGACTCCAAAGGACTATATTACTGCTCCAGACTTTACAATCAGTGTGACTGATGATTATACCGAATATGAAGATATTGAACAAATCAAGATTATTAATATCAACAATAGACCTTTCACTTCACAGGTTAAATTAATTAAAGTTGATGAAGAAACAGGAAAGACAGTCACTTTAAATGGTGCAAGTTTCAAGATTAAGAACAGCGAGGGTAATTATGTTGTTCAAAAAGTTGCTGGACAAAAAATTGATACTTTTACAACGAATTCTAAGAATCAAGTAATTACTTCTTTTGGTAAATTAGGAGAAGTGACTTTACCGTTAGAATTGGATGCAGGAACATACACGGTGGAAGAAATCAAGGTTCCTGATGGTTTCCTTGAATTGGAAGAACCAATTACCTTTACAATTACAAATCAGCACGACTATGACATGGATGAAGATGAAACTCCTATCTTAACAATTAAGGTAGCCAATGCTCAGCCTAAAGGAAAAATCATCATCAATAAAACAGATAAGGAGACTGGTAAAGCCATGACAGATATTGAGTATCTGTTGACTGCAAAAAATGATATTGTTTCTGGAATAGATGGCTCTATTCTTTTCAAAAAAGGAGAAACTGTTGCTAAAGGAAAAACGGATGTCAATGGACAAATTATTATTGACGATCTATTCATGGGTGAATATGAATTAAAGGAAACATTGACAAATGAAGGGTATGTTTTAGATGAAACTGTTCATGACATTATCTTCAAGGCAGAAGATACAACTACTAAGGAATATACTCATGAAATCAATGTCACTAATATTGCTCCATATGGACAGATTAATTTATTTAAGACTGACAAGGATACAAAAGAACCATTAGGTGGCATTACATTTGAATTAACAGCAAAGGAAGATATCTATTCATTAGATGGAAGAAATACATTACTGTATAAAGCTGGTGATAAAGTATCGGTAGATATTTCTGAAAACGGATTATATGTAACCAACGAACTTGGAGAAATCCATATTGGAAATCTTCCATTAGGAAAATATGAACTGAAAGAAGTTCAGACTCTTGAAGGATATGTACCAAACGATACTGTTTATGATATTGATTTAAGCTATGATCATAGTGATAAAGTCATCTATACAAAAGAAATCAACGTCATCAATGAAAAAACAACAACTGAAATTTCTAAAGTTGATGCAACTGATGAAAAAGAATTAGAAGGTGCTCATTTGTCGTTAAAAGATAAAGATGGCAACATCGTTGAAGAATGGGTTTCAGGCAAAGAATCTCATATCATCAGAGGGCTTTTGGTTGGCGAAGAATATACACTTCACGAAGACTTAGCACCTATTGGATATGCGACAGCCAGTGATATAACTTTTACAGTCAATGCTGATGGAACTCCAACAAAAGTGACTATGAAAGATGAAATCACAAAGGTAGAGGTATCAAAGGTCGATGCAACAAATCAAAAAGAAATCGAAGGTGCCAAACTCACTTTGACTGATAAGGAAACAGGAGAAGTGATTGAACAATGGACTTCAGAGAAAGAACCACATAGAATCGAAGGGCTGGAAGTAGGAAAAATTTATATCCTACATGAAGATCTTGCCCCAGTAGGATATGAAGTTGCCAGTGATGTGGAATTTACTATTGCTGATACTGGAGAAATTCAAAAAGTTATTATGAAAGATCAACCTAAGACAACTGTTGTGAAAACTGGAGATGATTCTCAAACAGGATTATATCTAGTAGTCATGGCAATGGCAGGAATCGCAACCCTAGTGATATTAAGAAAATCAAAAAAAGATGGTGACATGAATGAACAGTAG
- a CDS encoding LPD28 domain-containing protein: protein MNLKEIKQSQSKEQRDMSDENSFKMILQNDDKKVYIDLSKGYDHVSNSLRKLGYYPYDVKFIHVRFKFTHQSNENLKYLAQIIDKDDYIMDVFRAYQYLKHEKGFDKHLSVLIKTQQVHSIKDVLIQGNLYQLYKNSKNNNIPNLQKIKLENIRFQEITIFNKPALFTPYRIDSKDLPKGLYKYECQCDDNQDGIITMIGKSIRVNFWGTILTTKKIVLHHGYRNVDETKDILFNDSKSILIHDYFRKYPISKNNYVR, encoded by the coding sequence TTGAATTTGAAAGAAATAAAACAAAGCCAATCAAAGGAACAAAGAGATATGAGCGATGAAAATTCATTCAAGATGATATTACAGAATGATGATAAAAAAGTATATATTGACCTTTCAAAAGGATATGATCATGTTTCTAATTCCCTACGCAAGTTAGGATATTATCCTTATGATGTTAAATTTATTCATGTAAGATTCAAGTTTACACATCAAAGTAACGAAAATTTAAAATATCTAGCTCAGATTATTGATAAAGATGATTACATCATGGACGTATTTAGAGCATATCAATACCTTAAACATGAAAAAGGATTTGATAAACATTTAAGTGTGTTAATAAAAACACAGCAGGTTCATTCGATCAAAGACGTGCTGATTCAAGGAAATCTATATCAACTCTATAAGAACAGTAAAAACAATAATATACCCAACCTACAAAAGATAAAACTGGAAAATATAAGATTTCAGGAAATAACAATTTTCAATAAACCTGCTTTATTCACACCCTATCGAATTGATAGTAAAGATTTGCCTAAGGGGTTATACAAATATGAGTGTCAGTGTGATGATAATCAAGATGGAATAATTACAATGATAGGAAAATCTATTCGTGTTAATTTTTGGGGAACCATATTGACTACAAAGAAGATTGTATTACATCATGGATATAGAAATGTAGATGAGACTAAAGATATATTATTTAATGATTCTAAAAGTATCTTGATTCATGATTACTTCAGAAAATATCCTATCAGTAAAAATAATTATGTTCGTTAA
- a CDS encoding DUF3784 domain-containing protein, with protein MEGVENMNFFEIVLTLAISLGAVVWGVNIYNQKGTWFLAGWNTMSKEEKATYNEKAICHLFGKCVVFCE; from the coding sequence ATGGAAGGAGTTGAAAATATGAATTTCTTCGAGATAGTCCTTACATTAGCAATTTCTTTGGGGGCAGTAGTGTGGGGTGTGAATATTTATAATCAAAAGGGTACTTGGTTTCTTGCTGGATGGAATACGATGAGTAAAGAAGAAAAAGCAACATACAATGAGAAAGCAATATGTCATTTGTTTGGAAAATGCGTTGTTTTCTGCGAATAG
- a CDS encoding VOC family protein → MKNYDNYFLPVDNMEEAKRYYEEILGLKKKFDFSDKGMVAYNIGNEEPAIILKDKNKFENLKPTIWFEVEDVAIFYKEMLNNDIKFLSEPFKIGTGNAVEFEDPFGNRLGVTDYIK, encoded by the coding sequence ATGAAAAATTATGACAATTATTTTCTTCCTGTAGATAATATGGAAGAAGCAAAAAGATACTATGAGGAAATATTGGGGTTAAAAAAGAAATTTGATTTCTCTGATAAGGGAATGGTTGCTTATAATATTGGAAATGAAGAACCTGCAATAATTTTAAAAGACAAAAATAAATTTGAGAATTTAAAGCCTACAATATGGTTTGAAGTAGAAGATGTTGCAATCTTCTATAAAGAAATGTTGAATAATGATATAAAATTTTTGAGTGAGCCTTTTAAAATTGGAACTGGTAATGCAGTCGAGTTTGAAGATCCATTTGGAAATAGACTTGGCGTTACAGATTATATTAAGTAA
- a CDS encoding PadR family transcriptional regulator: MSNIDLVLLGLIKQKSQSAYDIKKNIEYRNIPRWVKISEQSIYKKVLQLESKEYIVSHKEKEGNMPDKAIYTITNKGNDYFNKLMNDISNSDVSLYLDFNVIITNLDLVDDEQKQILVSNIKSKILELKELLNERRSHRQHIPNVGKQMFKQQLALVETLEKWIIDFENSLKEQN; encoded by the coding sequence ATGTCAAATATAGATTTGGTATTATTAGGACTTATTAAACAAAAATCACAAAGTGCTTATGATATTAAAAAAAATATAGAATATCGTAATATACCAAGATGGGTAAAAATTAGTGAACAGTCTATTTATAAGAAAGTATTACAATTAGAATCAAAAGAATATATTGTTAGCCATAAAGAGAAAGAGGGAAATATGCCAGATAAAGCAATATATACTATTACTAACAAAGGTAATGATTATTTTAATAAACTTATGAATGATATTTCAAATTCTGATGTTAGTCTATATTTGGATTTTAATGTTATTATCACGAATTTAGATTTAGTAGATGATGAACAAAAACAGATTCTTGTTTCTAATATAAAATCAAAGATATTAGAATTAAAAGAATTACTAAATGAAAGACGTTCTCATAGACAACATATTCCTAATGTTGGAAAACAAATGTTCAAACAACAATTAGCATTAGTAGAAACATTAGAAAAGTGGATAATTGATTTTGAGAATAGTTTAAAAGAACAAAATTAG